Proteins encoded together in one Anopheles darlingi chromosome 3, idAnoDarlMG_H_01, whole genome shotgun sequence window:
- the LOC125955739 gene encoding 60S ribosomal protein L14, translating to MVSEVFDFFCARPGFPYKRFVETGRVAKCAVGKYKGRLVCIVNVIDQNRVLIDGPTSGVPRQQYPVNHLHLTKFRVRFPYTAKTRTIRLALEKSTIKEKFDETIWKERAVAKYKRFHMTDFDRFKLRLARTERNRVVTTQYKKLKKTVINNGMLFGKPVKGTKPLPKRRTKQPKKKEGKKKKVAAKK from the exons ATGGTAAGCGAGGTGTTCGATTTCTTCTGCGCTCGTCCGGGTTTT CCGTACAAAAGATTCGTGGAAACTGGCCGCGTCGCCAAGTGCGCTGTTGGAAAGTACAAGGGGCGTCTGGTATGCATCGTCAACGTGATTGATCAGAATCGG GTGCTGATCGATGGACCGACTAGCGGTGTGCCTCGGCAACAGTACCCCGTCAACCATCTGCATCTGACGAAGTTCCGCGTGCGCTTCCCGTACACCGCCAAGACGCGCACGATTCGTCTAGCTTTGGAAAAGTCCACCATCAAGGAGAAGTTTGATGAAACTATCTGGAAGGAGCGCGCTGTCGCCAAGTACAAG CGCTTCCACATGACGGACTTTGATCGCTTCAAGCTTCGCCTGGCCCGTACCGAGCGCAACCGTGTGGTGACGACGCAGTacaagaagctgaagaagacGGTCATCAACAACGGTATGCTGTTCGGCAAGCCAGTCAAGGGCACGAAACCGCTGCCGAAGCGCCGCACCAagcagccgaagaagaaggagggcaagaagaagaaggtcgcGGCCAAGAAGTGA
- the LOC125954804 gene encoding solute carrier family 28 member 3-like, whose product MHTMEQSGDFSSNPAMEAAFNLEDAVKATPLKLDNPRLAWWQHKQPSIIKRIMIFAGLNGAVAVFLGFAVKHYLKSTSQENDCKPNCGIRWCDGFGMLLLLLAFIYAGLLYFLVIKPGISEKLKARLRLGGAFLSHFFCQWPVIVLVTIMLLTLFGIFLFFDSRHDTYRLMSLAGVLALLALSFLVSKHPKKVNYRPVLMGLLVQILLGLLCIRWTVGRSIFACLGAKVDSFLQNAAIGAQFVYGDALINRYAVFAFSVLSVIYFFSFCISILYYLGAMQWILLKLGWMLQCVLGTTVCESIMAAANIFLGISEAPLLIRPYLKDLTHSELHSIMASGFATVSGTVLAAYISFGASPGHLITASVISAPAVLCVGKIVYPEVEESKTSSNNIQMEKSTDSSLVDAACNGATTGISLVHGIIANLIAFVSFIAFVNGILGWLGMLVGVDAVSLEGIFGLIFRPLAFLMGVSWEDSGYVGEIIGTKTVINEFVAYERLGALIRNQTISPRSVTIATYAICGFANPCSLGISIGVLSALVPHRRTAITSVSMRAMFTGSVACFMTACIAGLLISESPTEEPARLFNVTV is encoded by the exons ATGCATACAATGGAGCAAAGCGGTGATTTTAGTTCTAATCCGGCGATGGAGGCGGCTTTCAACCTG GAGGATGCGGTGAAGGCTACTCCCCTGAAGCTAGATAACCCCAGGTTAGCATGGTGGCAGCACAAACAGCCAAGCATCATCAAACGGATCATGATCTTTGCTGGCCTCAACGGTGCTGTAGCGGTGTTCCTCGGATTTGCCGTTAAACATTATCTGAAATCCACATCTCAAG AAAATGATTGCAAACCAAACTGCGGCATAcgatggtgcgatggtttcgggatgctgcttctgctgctggcattcATCTACGCCGGATTGCTGTACTTCCTGGTCATCAAACCGGGTATTAGTGAAAAACTAAAAGCCCGTCTAAGATTAGGTGGTGCCTTTCTCTCGCACTTCTTTTGCCAGTGGCCGGTGATAGTGCTGGTAACCATCATGCTACTGACGCTATTTGGCATCTTTTTGTTCTTTGATTCACGCCATGATACCTATCGTTTAATGTCGCTGGCCGGGGTACTGGCTTTACTAGCGCTCTCCTTCTTGGTGTCGAAGCATCCGAAAAAGGTGAACTATCGACCGGTGCTGATGGGTTTACTGGTACAGATCCTGTTGGGGCTGCTTTGCATCCGCTGGACGGTGGGGCGCAGCATATTCGCATGTCTCGGTGCCAAAGTTGACTCGTTTCTACAGAATGCGGCCATCGGTGCACAGTTCGTTTATGGCGATGCGCTTATCAATCGTTACGCCGTATTCGCCTTCTCTGTTCTGTCCGTGATCTACTTCTTCAGCTTCTGTATCTCGATCCTGTACTATCTTGGGGCGATGCAATGGATCTTGCTAAAGCTCGGATGGATGCTACAGTGTGTCCTTGGGACGACGGTATGCGAGAGTATTATGGCCGCTGCCAACATCTTTCTCGGTATAAGCGAAGCACCGTTGTTGATACGACCGTATCTAAAGGATCTTACACATTCCGAGCTACACTCGATCATGGCATCCGGGTTTGCCACTGTTTCGGGTACCGTACTGGCGGCTTATATTTCGTTTGGGGCCAGCCCGGGACACTTGATAACGGCCAGCGTCATTTCTGCTCCTGCAGTGCTTTGCGTGGGGAAGATCGTCTATCCCGAGGTGGAGGAAAGTAAAACCAGCTCCAACAATATTCAGATGGAGAAATC GACTGATTCGTCGCTTGTAGATGCAGCCTGCAATGGAGCGACCACGGGAATTTCTCTTGTTCATGGAATCATCGCGAACCTGAttgcattcgtttcgtttattgCGTTCGTCAATGGAATCCTGGGATGGCTTGGTATGCTAGTTGGTGTTGATGCCGTTTCGTTGGAAGGAATCTTTGGCCTCATCTTCCGACCACTAGCCTTTCTCATGGGAGTATCGTGGGAGGACAGTGGGTACGTTGGAGAGATAATCGGCACCAAGACGGTCATCAACGAGTTCGTTGCGTACGAAAGATTGGGAGCTCTGATTCGCAATCAAACCATTTCA CCTCGTTCCGTCACGATTGCAACGTACGCCATCTGCGGCTTTGCAAATCCTTGTTCGTTAGGCATTTCTATTGGTGTGCTAAGCGCCTTGGTTCCACATCGTCGAACAGCGATCACGTCCGTATCTATGCGTGCGATGTTCACCGGGTCAGTAGCTTGTTTTATGACGGCTTGTATTGCGG GACTGCTGATCAGTGAATCTCCAACGGAGGAACCTGCTCGATTATTCAATGTAACAGTATGA
- the LOC125954861 gene encoding ceramide-1-phosphate transfer protein encodes MSVTKFDLQKVHERFNESLSGEDDVYVDQYLEAFKELYKFFQLMGTVFGFVSSDVKEKVEILEKLRAKENAESFLTIRTMMEYERDSNLLNKKDYVSGSRTLLRLHRGLDFIQEFLKRIGELEADGKTNGVCQAAYNDTLAQFHPWIIRKGANVAMYALPTRDQLLEKVCLDVSVAIDLLPEMLAVTRKVYDRTQDLYTKYDLHGLP; translated from the exons ATGTCGGTGACCAAGTTCGATCTGCAGAAGGTGCACGAGAGATTCAACGAGAGCCTTTCGGGAGAAGACGATGTCTACGTGGACCAGTATCTGGAGGCATTTAAGGAGTTATATAA ATTTTTCCAGCTCATGGGAACCGTGTTCGGATTCGTGAGCAGCGACGTGAAAGAAAAGGTGGAGATCCTTGAGAagctgcgagcgaaagagaatgCCGAAAGCTTTCTCACCATCCGCACGATGATGGAGTACGAGCGGGATTCgaatttgctcaacaaaaaggACTACGTGTCCGGTAGCCGGACACTGCTACGGCTTCATCGTGGACTGG ATTTTATACAGGAATTTTTGAAACGTATTGGAGAACTGGAGGCCGATGGAAAAACGAATGGAGTTTGTCAGGCGGCGTACAACGATACCCTTGCTCAATTTCATCCTTGGATCATCCGGAAAGGTGCTAACGTTGCCATGTACGCACTCCCCACGAGGGACCAGTTGCTGGAGAAAGTTTGTCTCGACGTATCCGTTGCCATAGATCTGCTGCCCGAGATGCTTGCCGTGACGCGGAAAGTGTACGATCGTACCCAGGATCTCTACACCAAGTACGACCTGCACGGTTTACCCTGA
- the LOC125954817 gene encoding cytochrome P450 302a1, mitochondrial — translation MDPYFNVYSECARSSVKPFDDIPGPRGPLGLGNIFQYLPGIGRYSFDALHRSGEDKFKRYGAIVRETMVPGQDIVWLYDPADIATVLDDRTPGVYPSRRSHTALEKYRKDRPNVYRTAGLLPTNGLEWWKIRSELQKGLSAPQNVRNFLPPTDRITKDFVSRLKHLGNAEPAGSFLIEDLMPAISRLNLELICLLAFDVRLDSFSAEQMEPNSLATRLMESAEVTNSAILPTDQGFQLWRYFETPAYRRLRKAQQFMEKTAVELVSQKLLYFDEDQQRLASGDHGSKSLMEEYLRNPNLELNDIIGMAADLLLAGVHTTSYTTAFALYHLALAGPKVQGRLYEEAKAMLPDLCDGRIGAAALGSEASYCRAVLKETFRLNPISIGVGRILNRDQVLSGYRVPRGTVIVTQNMISCRQSTYFRDPEQFLPERWMRETKEHVSPHLVLPFGHGMRSCIARRLAEQSILVLLLRIIRSYEIEWGGSVPMDVMTKLINQPDQPIRIRFKPRQA, via the exons ATGGATCCGTATTTTAACGTCTACTCTGAATGCGCTAGGTCAAGCGTTAAGCCATTCGATGACATTCCCGGACCAAGAGGTCCACTGGGACTGGGAAACATCTTCCAGTATCTGCCGGGTATAG GACGATACAGCTTCGATGCGTTGCATCGCTCGGGAGAGGATAAGTTCAAACGATACGGAGCGATCGTGCGGGAAACGATGGTTCCGGGACAGGATATCGTATGGTTGTACGATCCGGCTGATATAGCAACCGTGCTGGACGATCGTACACCGGGAGTGTACCCCTCCCGTCGAAGCCACACGGCACTGGAGAAGTATCGTAAGGATCGACCTAACGTCTACCGCACTGCAGGCCTGTTACCAAC TAATGGcctggaatggtggaaaatacGATCCGAGCTGCAGAAGGGTTTGAGCGCTCCACAAAACGTCCGGAACTTTCTACCACCGACGGACCGCATCACCAAAGATTTTGTCTCGCGTCTCAAGCATTTGGGGAACGCAGAACCCGCCGGCTCATTCCTGATCGAGGACCTAATGCCTGCCATCTCTCGCCTCAATCTAGAAC TGATCTGTCTGCTTGCGTTCGATGTACGACTGGACAGTTTCTCCGCCGAACAGATGGAACCGAACTCGCTGGCCACGCGATTGATGGAATCGGCGGAAGTAACCAACTCCGCTATTCTGCCCACCGATCAGGGCTTTCAGCTGTGGCGCTACTTCGAAACACCAGCCTATCGGCGCCTTCGTAAGGCCCAGCAATTTATGGAGAAGACGGCCGTCGAGTTGGTCTCTCAGAAGCTGCTTTACTTCGATGAGGATCAGCAACGTCTGGCGAGCGGTGACCATGGTTCCAAATCCCTCATGGAAGAGTACCTGCGCAATCCTAATCTGGAGCTAAACGATATCATCGGTATGGCGgccgatctgctgctggccggcgtTCATACAACCAGCTACACCACTGCCTTCGCACTTTACCACCTGGCATTGGCCGGTCCAAAGGTGCAGGGTCGGTTATATGAAGAGGCGAAAGCGATGCTACCCGATTTGTGCGACGGTCGTATCGGAGCTGCCGCACTTGGCT CCGAAGCATCCTACTGTCGTGCCGTTCTGAAGGAAACATTCCGGCTCAATCCGATTTCGATCGGTGTGGGGCGCATATTGAATCGCGATCAGGTGCTCAGCGGATATCGCGTCCCACGCGGGACGGTCATCGTGACGCAAAACATGATTTCTTGCCGACAGAGCACGTACTTTCGGGATCCGGAGCAGTTTCTACCGGAACGTTGGATGCGTGAAACGAAGGAACACGTGAGCCCTCATCTGGTACTACCGTTCGGGCATGGAATGCGTTCCTGCATCGCTCGTCGATTGGCTGAGCAGAGCATTCTCGTTCTGTTGCTACGG ATCATCCGTTCGTATGAGATCGAGTGGGGTGGCAGTGTCCCGATGGACGTGATGACGAAACTGATCAATCAACCCGATCAACCGATACGCATACGATTTAAACCAAGACAGGCCTAA
- the LOC125954822 gene encoding uncharacterized protein LOC125954822: MANIFLLALGVHLLCLHRAGASWGSPESNQYHIQTDEGPERYFRYQTDNGQFRKEKRLQDGTVIGTDAWIDASGYLRQNDYIADHKGYRILKSKTVYVGHDRPIQDAIKVAKNKPASSGILVPSDPSYEPPKAPPQSSPSLPSPTPSQHRPSSVQPIAFVPSTSPPITLLRHPPTPSLNAVFVRPHSEPIASNYLPSAPHDPEQQHYPSTSARPPPLDIYVPSTTYSPLTGNELSSAPIALYSPSSTPSPLRDGSEAHLPPLVLYHNGHIEATTYNPRRRKPNPAERRRRPVSPIVITSSRPYLESTTPASTFSLKQQEQHQQQQLHLLPPSTRLGSDSNLLEDYNRDLIDVPASRYDRYNSRFSNGGIGNTAIRRTDTAESHPYDGVAVTNDGFRYYLPRQYHEERNSASDTRDGSFGYIDPFGIRRVIYYNTDPEQGFVHRKNNRFVGFDATPYDPRPLGA; the protein is encoded by the exons CTCTGTCTGCACCGTGCCGGTGCTTCCTGGGGTTCCCCGGAGAGCAACCAGTACCACATCCAGACGGACGAGGGCCCCGAGCGCTACTTCCGCTACCAGACCGACAATGGACAGTTCCGCAAGGAGAAGCGGTTACAGGATGGCACCGTCATAG GAACGGACGCGTGGATCGATGCATCGGGCTATCTGCGGCAGAATGATTACATCGCCGATCACAAGGGATACCGCATTTTGAAGTCGAAAACGGTCTACGTTGGTCACGACCGGCCAATACAG GATGCGATTAAGGTGGCCAAGAACAAACCGGCGAGCTCGGGCATCCTGGTACCGTCGGATCCTTCCTACGAGCCACCGAAAGCACCGCCACAGTCCTCCCCATCACTACCTTCCCCTACTCCCTCACAACATCGACCCTCTTCCGTTCAACCGATCGCTTTCGTTCCTTCGACGAGCCCTCCTATCACTCTGCTCCGCCATCCGCCGACACCCTCCCTAAATGCGGTCTTCGTTCGGCCACACTCGGAACCGATTGCCTCCAACTATCTTCCCTCTGCTCCTCACGACCCTGAACAGCAGCACTATCCTTCCACTTCGGCCAGACCGCCACCGCTCGATATCTACGTCCCTTCGACGACCTACTCTCCACTGACCGGTAATGAGCTGTCATCGGCCCCGATCGCCTTATACTCACCATCATCCACACCGTCGCCACTGCGCGACGGTTCCGAGGCACATCTACCTCCACTGGTTCTGTACCACAATGGTCACATCGAGGCAACAACCTACAATCCACGCCGTCGAAAGCCTAACCCGGCGGAGCGTCGCCGCCGACCGGTCAGTCCGATCGTCATCACCTCCTCAAGACCTTACCTCGAAAGCACGACACCAGCCTCAACGTTTAGCCtcaagcagcaggaacagcatcagcagcaacagcttcatcTGCTACCACCGTCGACACGGCTCGGCTCGGACAGCAACCTGCTCGAGGACTACAATCGCGATCTGATCGATGTGCCAGCGAGCCGATACGATCGTTACAACAGCCGCTTCAGCAACGGTGGCATCGGGAACACGGCCATCCGTCGTACGGACACGGCGGAATCGCACCCGTACGATGGGGTCGCCGTGACGAACGATGGCTTCCGGTACTATCTACCGCGGCAGTACCACGAGGAGCGCAATTCGGCCAGCGACACACGGGACGGTTCGTTCGGGTATATCGATCCGTTCGGTATACGCCGGGTGATCTACTACAATACCGACCCGGAGCAGGGTTTCGTGCACAGGAAGAACAATCGATTCGTCGGCTTCGATGCGACACCGTACGATCCTCGGCCACTCGGTGCGTAG